The proteins below are encoded in one region of Pseudomonas putida NBRC 14164:
- a CDS encoding EscS/YscS/HrcS family type III secretion system export apparatus protein: protein MNDLVFAGNQTLYLILILVAWPIIVATLVGLLIGLFQTVTQLQEQTLPFGFKLLAVSICLFLLSGWYGETLLGFSREVMRLALK from the coding sequence ATGAATGACCTGGTGTTTGCCGGTAACCAAACCTTGTACCTGATATTGATCCTCGTGGCCTGGCCGATCATCGTCGCTACGTTGGTGGGATTGCTGATCGGTCTGTTTCAGACCGTGACCCAGCTTCAGGAGCAAACCTTGCCCTTCGGCTTCAAGCTGCTGGCGGTGTCGATCTGTCTGTTTCTGCTTTCTGGCTGGTACGGCGAGACGCTGCTGGGCTTCAGCCGGGAAGTCATGCGTCTGGCCCTGAAGTGA
- a CDS encoding EscR/YscR/HrcR family type III secretion system export apparatus protein yields MNDISMIGLLAVASLLPFLIAAGTCYIKFSIVFVIVRNALGLQQVPSNMTLNAVALLLAMFVMSPVVQQGYDYYKENRVEFTRIDAVVDFLDNGLGGYREYLARYTDPDLAQFFERAQIAREDPRAVNSEFDERLEPSLFALLPAYALSEIKAAFKIGFYLYLPFVIVDLVVSSILLALGMMMMSPVIISVPIKLVLFVALDGWSLLSTGLVGQYLSLAQ; encoded by the coding sequence ATGAATGACATTTCAATGATTGGGCTGTTGGCAGTGGCTTCATTGCTGCCATTCCTGATCGCTGCGGGCACCTGCTACATCAAGTTCTCGATTGTCTTCGTTATCGTGCGTAATGCTCTGGGCCTGCAGCAGGTGCCATCGAACATGACCCTCAACGCCGTTGCGCTGCTGCTGGCGATGTTCGTCATGAGCCCCGTGGTGCAGCAGGGCTATGACTATTACAAGGAAAATCGTGTGGAATTTACCCGCATCGATGCGGTGGTCGACTTCCTCGATAACGGTCTGGGCGGTTATCGCGAATATCTGGCCAGGTACACCGACCCGGACCTGGCACAGTTCTTCGAGCGGGCACAGATCGCGCGCGAGGACCCGAGGGCCGTCAACAGCGAGTTCGATGAAAGGCTGGAGCCGTCGTTGTTCGCGTTGCTGCCTGCCTATGCACTGAGCGAAATCAAAGCCGCCTTCAAGATCGGTTTCTACTTGTATCTGCCTTTCGTCATCGTCGATCTGGTGGTTTCCAGTATCTTGCTTGCCCTGGGCATGATGATGATGAGCCCGGTGATCATCTCGGTACCTATCAAGCTGGTGCTGTTCGTTGCGCTGGATGGCTGGTCGCTGCTTTCTACCGGACTGGTTGGACAATACCTGTCCCTGGCTCAATGA
- a CDS encoding oxygen-regulated invasion protein OrgB, with protein sequence MLESIRTLVDIPSTDALLMRHEERTAARNRRLLMQQARERARSCMEEAQQEADIVRANAFQEGYSQGVLQAAADLSGLLLRSRLMASALQAELAQAARSLLGDLLMDERLLDALLERWQDGWTGQGQEPLQVILPLRCKAQQLALKNKLTGLGVERVDIRFHAQERYLFRLADQVVELDIGATQERLSLRLIAQLKQLPESVRELDEASMRVLVSWAADLNKGGDVPNPVSESENSDEH encoded by the coding sequence ATGCTCGAATCCATCAGAACGCTTGTTGATATTCCGTCGACGGATGCCCTCCTGATGAGGCATGAAGAGCGGACGGCTGCGCGCAATCGCCGGCTGTTGATGCAGCAAGCCCGCGAGCGTGCCAGGTCCTGTATGGAAGAGGCGCAACAAGAGGCTGACATTGTCCGTGCGAACGCCTTTCAGGAAGGTTATTCCCAGGGGGTGCTACAAGCTGCTGCTGACCTGAGCGGGCTTCTGCTGCGGTCGCGGCTAATGGCGAGCGCGCTGCAAGCTGAACTGGCACAGGCCGCCCGGTCATTGCTGGGGGATTTGCTGATGGATGAACGACTGCTCGATGCGCTGCTGGAGCGCTGGCAGGATGGCTGGACAGGTCAAGGCCAGGAGCCGCTGCAGGTTATCCTGCCGCTGCGATGCAAAGCCCAACAGCTGGCGCTTAAAAACAAGTTGACGGGCTTGGGAGTCGAGCGTGTGGATATCCGTTTCCATGCCCAGGAACGCTACTTGTTTCGCCTGGCGGATCAAGTTGTCGAACTCGACATCGGCGCCACCCAGGAGCGCCTGTCGCTGCGCCTGATCGCCCAACTCAAGCAGTTACCGGAGAGCGTGCGCGAGCTGGATGAAGCGTCGATGCGCGTTCTCGTCAGTTGGGCTGCCGACCTGAACAAAGGGGGCGATGTCCCTAACCCTGTTTCTGAATCGGAGAACAGTGATGAACATTGA
- the sctT gene encoding type III secretion system export apparatus subunit SctT, with translation MNVSLFFDLHGWLAGAVICFARLAPVFFMLPFLNSRVLTGAPRNAVIVLVGMALWPYTAGTLPRLDSLGFYGLLLREAGVGVILGCLLSWPFWLLHAMGNLIDNQRGAMLSSTVDPANGDDTSELANFLQLFAAVIYLEGGGMRLLVETLSRSYQLCSPVSGCELQIQPLLGLLDPLISKTLIISAPVVATLLLTEALLGLLARFAPQMNAFSVSLTVKGAIALLVLIQYLGVHLPDEILRMAIKPDQLAQWFVLPEAH, from the coding sequence ATGAACGTAAGCCTTTTTTTTGACCTGCATGGCTGGCTGGCCGGTGCGGTGATTTGCTTCGCTCGCCTGGCACCGGTGTTTTTCATGTTGCCGTTTCTCAACAGCCGCGTGCTTACCGGAGCACCACGAAACGCCGTGATTGTGCTGGTTGGCATGGCGCTCTGGCCTTATACCGCCGGTACGCTGCCCCGTCTGGACTCGCTTGGCTTCTACGGGTTGTTGTTGCGGGAGGCCGGAGTGGGCGTGATTCTCGGCTGCCTGTTGTCCTGGCCGTTCTGGTTGTTGCACGCCATGGGCAACCTGATCGATAACCAGCGCGGAGCGATGCTCAGTAGCACAGTCGATCCGGCCAACGGCGACGACACCTCGGAGCTGGCCAATTTTCTCCAGCTGTTCGCGGCAGTGATCTACCTGGAGGGTGGGGGCATGAGGTTGCTGGTGGAAACCCTGAGCCGCAGCTACCAACTCTGCTCGCCGGTATCCGGATGCGAACTGCAGATCCAGCCGTTGCTCGGGCTGCTCGATCCGTTGATCAGCAAAACGCTGATCATCAGTGCACCGGTGGTGGCGACCTTGTTGCTCACCGAGGCGCTGCTCGGCCTACTGGCGCGTTTTGCGCCGCAAATGAACGCGTTTTCAGTGTCGCTCACTGTAAAGGGAGCCATCGCGTTACTGGTGTTGATTCAGTATCTGGGTGTTCACCTGCCGGACGAAATACTGCGCATGGCCATCAAGCCGGATCAGCTTGCCCAGTGGTTCGTACTGCCAGAGGCCCACTGA